From the genome of Bos indicus x Bos taurus breed Angus x Brahman F1 hybrid chromosome 19, Bos_hybrid_MaternalHap_v2.0, whole genome shotgun sequence:
GCCCGAGTTCCAGGTCACTGCTGAGGCCCAGGGTTGGGGTCGCTGCTTGGGGTTGTGGGTTACTGACCTAGCCCTGTGGTGTGAGGATGGACCACTGCCAGACACAAGGCTGCTCCAACTCCAGCATCCACGATGTTGCCCCCAGCAACAAACAGCTCTCGACCCAGGCGGGAGCACTCAGCTGCAGTGAAAGAGGGGGCTGTCTTGAGGTGGGGAGCTGGGGCCAGTGATGCCCCCGCCTTCTTCCCCTGAACTACTCCTCGCACTGACCTGCTGGGCTGATGATGGCGCCGTGGTGGTACACGCCAGGCCTGTGGGAGTGCCCGCTGGCTGGAGGGGCCCCAGAGCCCAAGGCTCCTGGAGAGGCACCACTGCTGCAGAGTTGCCTCACGGCCAGGGAGAAGCCGACGGCCAGCAACAGCAGGGTGGCCACCAGTTGGGCCCAGGCCCCGGGCAGACGGCCAGCCTTGTTCCTGCAGACAGTGATGTCCTAAGCCAGGGCCAGGCAGGAGGACACCCACGAACTCCCGGAGAACCCAGGGACTAATTCCCAAAAGGTTTGGTCTTGCTTGCAGGAGGAGAAGTTTGCCAAGGAGAGAGGGTCTCCTGGCAGAAGACACAGCCTTGTGAATGGAGACATGGAGACAGGAGGGAGCTTGGGGAAGGTCTCTGGAGAAGAAGGGGTTGGACAGGTAGGGTCCAGCCGGTCTGGAGGGATGCCTGAGCGGGGCTTGGCAGACTCCAGGAGCCGAGCCCGGCCAGGTGTAGCCAGAACCAACCTGCCCGGCAGGTGCCTCCTGCaccagggggtgggggctgggagcctTTGGCAGAATAGCCAGCAGGGCTGACTTAGTACAAATGTCCCTTCAGTCGCACGACCTTGGAATGACTGGTACTGGCCAGGCCTGGGGCTGaagctggggcgggggcggggtccCTGCCTTTAACCAGAAGGTTCCTGGGGCTGGCGAAGCAGAGAGTTGTCTGGCCCTCCTTAGAGGCTCTGGAGGGAGGGA
Proteins encoded in this window:
- the GGT6 gene encoding glutathione hydrolase 6 isoform X2 produces the protein MEPEAGPVLYQKLRVWEPSLESEEEEEEISEQLILDASGPHDSSGNKAGRLPGAWAQLVATLLLLAVGFSLAVRQLCSSGASPGALGSGAPPASGHSHRPGVYHHGAIISPAAECSRLGRELFVAGGNIVDAGVGAALCLAVVHPHTTGLGHCCSPQEQCPGHRGQQRLRPPSHLLAQQLLRLWTPVPKHRGSTQQPGG